Proteins co-encoded in one Flavobacterium sp. M31R6 genomic window:
- a CDS encoding S41 family peptidase → MKIKTILSGKFVFLLNEETGSQSEEMTMSFQTADDTTISGCQNESSDGNVSNFGLIKEVFTRFTGVGVFYPNKKEAQRIGIVPDIEVKPTILGIQQGKDEVLDRALQFVEIIESGR, encoded by the coding sequence ATGAAAATAAAAACAATTTTAAGTGGTAAATTCGTTTTTCTGCTTAATGAGGAAACTGGAAGCCAATCAGAAGAAATGACAATGAGTTTTCAAACTGCTGATGATACAACCATTAGTGGCTGTCAAAACGAAAGCTCAGATGGGAATGTTAGTAATTTCGGATTAATAAAGGAAGTTTTCACAAGATTTACAGGAGTCGGAGTTTTTTATCCTAATAAAAAAGAAGCGCAAAGAATCGGTATTGTTCCAGATATTGAAGTTAAGCCGACCATTCTGGGCATTCAGCAGGGGAAAGACGAAGTTTTGGACCGAGCTTTACAATTTGTTGAAATTATTGAAAGTGGTAG